In a single window of the Heliangelus exortis chromosome 1, bHelExo1.hap1, whole genome shotgun sequence genome:
- the PSPC1 gene encoding paraspeckle component 1 isoform X2 has protein sequence MAANRNLKQVRIENSSPAAPLGMVGGGGGGNLKGLRGLETESEAAAAMALVPSKEGGDEEQEGGFTIDIKSFLKPGEKSYTQRCRLFVGNLPTDITEEDFKRLFERYGEPSEVFINRDRGFGFIRLESRTLAEIAKAELDGTILKSRPLRIRFATHGAALTVKNLSPVVSNELLEQAFSQFGPVERAVVVVDDRGRATGKGFVEFAAKPPARKALERCSDGAFLLTTTPRPVVVEPMEQFDDEDGLPEKLMQKTQQYHKEREQPPRFAQPGTFEFEYASRWKALDEMEKQQREQVDRNIREAKEKLEAEMEAARHEHQLMLMRQDLMRRQEELRRLEELRNQELQKRKQIQLRHEEEHRRREEEMLRQREQEELRRQQEGGFKPNFMDNHTKDESSMSES, from the exons ATGGCGGCGAATAGGAACTTGAAGCAAGTGCGGATCGAGAATAGCTCCCCGGCTGCGCCGCTGGGCATGGTGGGGGGTGGTGGCGGCGGCAACCTAAAGGGGTTGCGGGGCCTAGAAACGGAGAGTGAGGCAGCGGCGGCCATGGCGCTAGTGCCGAGCAAGGAAGGTGGAGATGAAGAGCAGGAAGGTGGCTTCACCATCGATATCAAAAGCTTTCTCAAACCTGGTGAGAAGAGCTACACGCAGCGCTGCCGCCTGTTCGTGGGGAATCTGCCTACCGATATCACCGAGGAAGATTTCAAGCGCCTCTTCGAGCGCTATGGGGAGCCTAGCGAAGTCTTCATCAATCGGGACCGCGGCTTCGGATTCATTCGCTTG gaaTCTAGGACACTGGCTGAAATAGCAAAGGCTGAACTTGATGGTACTATTTTGAAGAGCAGACCACTTCGAATTCGATTTGCTACACATGGAGCTGCACTGACAGTCAAGAATCTTTCACCCGTGGTTTCTAATGAGCTGCTGGAACAAGCGTTCTCTCAATTTGGGCCAGTGGAAAGAGCTGTTGTTGTAGTAGATGATCGTGGCAGAGCTACAGGAAAAGGTTTTGTAGAGTTTGCAGCAAAACCTCCAGCACGTAAAGCTCTAGAAAGATGCAGTGATGGGGCATTCTTGCTAACAAC AACACCTCGACCTGTTGTTGTAGAACCAATGGAACAATTTGATGATGAAGATGGGCTCCCAGAAAAGCTAATGCAAAAAACACAACAGTATCACAA GGAAAGAGAACAGCCTCCACGTTTTGCTCAGCCTGGAACATTTGAGTTTGAGTATGCTTCACGGTGGAAGGCTCTTGATGAGATGGAAAAGCAACAGCGTGAGCAGGTTGACAGGAACATTAGAGAAGCCAAAGAGAAACTAGAGGCAGAAATGGAAGCAGCTAGACATGAGCATCAGCTAATGCTGATGAGGCAAG ATCTCATGAGGCGTCAAGAAGAGTTGAGGCGTTTGGAAGAACTTCGAAATCAAGAACTCCAAAAACGCAAGCAGATACAATTAAG ACATGAAGAAGAACATCGACGTCGTGAAGAAGAGATGCTCCGTCAGAGGGAACAGGAGGAATTACGGCGGCAGCAGGAAGGAGGATTTAAGCCAAATTTCATGGATAAT